One window from the genome of Sphingomonas lacunae encodes:
- a CDS encoding SDR family NAD(P)-dependent oxidoreductase gives MMPPYRPLDRSIAGRTAIVTGAASGMGRATAHLFAREGAQVAVTDVSLDACQAVVDELAADGITSARAFALNVADHDAIKATVAAIAGAFGGIDIIVNNAGISCFSALDGDAYDEDWARALTVMLTAHQRMVRAALPWLRQSDAARIVNIASTEGLGATPGDTPYVAAKTGVTGLTRGLAVDLGPEGITVNCICPGPIDTGMTAKVPDEHKIIFAKRRTALKRYGLPEEVANITLSLVLPAASYITGAVIPVDGGLMARNA, from the coding sequence ATGATGCCACCCTATCGCCCTCTTGACCGTTCGATTGCCGGGCGCACCGCGATTGTGACTGGTGCAGCGTCTGGCATGGGCCGGGCCACAGCCCATCTGTTCGCGCGGGAAGGCGCCCAGGTTGCCGTCACCGATGTTTCACTGGATGCCTGCCAAGCGGTTGTTGATGAGCTGGCCGCTGACGGCATCACCTCTGCCCGCGCCTTTGCCCTCAATGTCGCCGACCATGACGCAATCAAAGCCACCGTTGCAGCCATTGCCGGCGCTTTTGGCGGCATCGACATCATCGTCAACAATGCGGGGATCTCTTGTTTCAGCGCCCTTGATGGCGATGCGTATGACGAGGACTGGGCCCGTGCCCTCACTGTCATGTTGACGGCGCATCAGCGCATGGTGCGCGCGGCCCTGCCCTGGTTGCGACAAAGCGATGCGGCGCGGATCGTCAACATTGCCTCGACCGAAGGGCTGGGCGCGACACCCGGCGACACACCCTATGTCGCTGCAAAAACCGGCGTGACCGGCCTCACCAGGGGACTGGCGGTCGACCTTGGCCCTGAAGGCATCACTGTCAACTGCATATGCCCAGGCCCAATTGATACAGGCATGACGGCCAAGGTCCCCGATGAGCACAAGATCATCTTTGCCAAGCGGCGAACGGCCCTCAAACGCTATGGACTGCCAGAGGAAGTCGCCAACATCACTCTCAGCCTCGTTCTCCCGGCTGCCAGCTACATTACGGGCGCTGTCATTCCGGTCGATGGTGGCCTGATGGCACGCAACGCCTGA
- a CDS encoding MarR family winged helix-turn-helix transcriptional regulator, which produces MSEPITFLMADASRLFRRAFDAEARSIGITGQQWRVLAALARHPGIKQGQAADLMEVEPITLSRMIDRLQESGMVERRADPADRRAWCLYLTDQAIPLVEDMRAIANRLLEVALEGFTTTELASFADFVDRFRNNVASRQIDNDDRKSEATHATA; this is translated from the coding sequence ATGAGCGAACCTATAACCTTTCTCATGGCCGATGCTTCGCGCCTTTTCCGCAGGGCCTTTGACGCCGAGGCCCGATCCATTGGCATTACCGGTCAACAGTGGCGCGTTCTCGCAGCGCTTGCCAGACATCCGGGTATCAAACAGGGTCAAGCTGCAGACTTGATGGAGGTCGAACCCATCACCCTTTCCCGGATGATCGACCGGTTGCAGGAATCGGGAATGGTCGAACGTCGGGCTGACCCAGCCGATCGTCGGGCCTGGTGTCTCTATCTCACAGATCAGGCCATTCCCTTGGTCGAAGACATGCGCGCCATAGCCAATCGTCTGCTTGAAGTGGCCCTGGAGGGATTCACGACAACTGAGCTGGCCAGTTTTGCGGACTTTGTTGACCGGTTCCGCAACAATGTCGCCTCCAGACAGATTGATAATGATGACCGCAAGAGTGAGGCAACCCATGCCACCGCTTGA
- a CDS encoding DUF2238 domain-containing protein: MAILALLVMLVNIRQPFPSVAPLHHVPTVAVILCAPWWLRRWPLGNVALVCLLGFFALHSFGARWTYSSVPYDAWFRTLVGTDSSHLFGWTRNHYDRLVHFAFGGLMMMPVMEWLRPVLPGLSSRVRCVATVVTLLSASAVYELFEGLLALAVPADLAEDYNGQQGDPWDAHKDMALALAGSLLVAAGLRWNRPVLSH; encoded by the coding sequence TTGGCGATTTTGGCCCTGCTGGTTATGCTCGTCAATATTCGGCAGCCATTCCCGAGCGTGGCGCCTTTGCATCATGTCCCGACGGTTGCTGTGATTCTCTGCGCACCGTGGTGGCTGCGACGCTGGCCGCTCGGCAATGTGGCACTGGTTTGCCTGTTGGGCTTTTTCGCACTGCACAGCTTTGGTGCACGATGGACCTATAGCAGCGTTCCCTATGACGCATGGTTCAGGACCTTGGTTGGTACTGATTCCTCACATTTGTTCGGTTGGACGCGCAATCACTATGACCGCCTCGTACACTTTGCCTTTGGCGGATTGATGATGATGCCCGTGATGGAATGGCTGCGTCCGGTCTTGCCGGGGCTGTCAAGCAGGGTTCGATGTGTCGCAACGGTCGTTACCCTGCTGTCCGCAAGCGCGGTTTATGAATTATTCGAGGGGCTGCTCGCCCTTGCGGTGCCAGCAGACCTTGCAGAGGACTATAATGGGCAACAGGGTGACCCTTGGGATGCACACAAGGACATGGCGCTCGCATTGGCTGGTTCATTGCTGGTCGCTGCGGGATTGAGATGGAACCGCCCGGTCCTTAGTCACTGA
- a CDS encoding SDR family oxidoreductase translates to MSDHPIAPTRRSLLGAGAALGTLATASLFEGAASASTPAQTADLSGKSVLITGASSGFGRLAALRAARSGAKTIATMRNLDGGRRSEARELAEIAAREQLDLHLVELDVNDAMMVRSAVAEGERLAGGALDALVNNAGIGLSGPVELTDDQGLDLIFDTNVFGYMRTARAALPAMRRARRGLIINVSSQLGRVVMPGVGAYAATKHAVEAMFEAMAYELAPHGVEVTIVQPGGYPTNIWRTGERLSDEMVARSGEEQRAAYAEFLAASRRRFAGGGTTDPDDVAKAIIEIIALPLGRRPLRRPVHPNTRGTDAINACAAQVQSAALGNGPFAPWHAAVTD, encoded by the coding sequence ATGTCTGACCATCCCATCGCTCCCACCCGCCGGTCCTTGCTGGGAGCGGGCGCCGCGCTGGGAACACTTGCCACGGCATCCCTTTTCGAAGGGGCTGCTTCGGCGAGCACCCCGGCTCAAACAGCGGATCTTTCGGGCAAATCAGTTTTGATCACTGGTGCTTCCTCGGGCTTTGGTCGGCTGGCCGCCCTGCGCGCGGCTCGTTCGGGCGCAAAGACCATCGCCACCATGCGCAACCTTGATGGGGGACGCCGCAGCGAGGCGCGCGAACTCGCCGAAATTGCGGCAAGAGAACAGCTCGACCTTCATCTGGTCGAGCTTGATGTCAATGACGCCATGATGGTTCGCAGTGCGGTTGCCGAGGGCGAGCGTCTGGCCGGAGGTGCTCTTGATGCCTTGGTCAACAACGCTGGAATCGGCCTTTCCGGACCGGTCGAACTGACGGACGACCAGGGACTCGACCTCATTTTTGATACCAATGTGTTTGGCTATATGCGCACGGCCCGGGCGGCCCTGCCTGCCATGCGACGGGCAAGGCGTGGGCTCATTATCAATGTCTCATCGCAACTAGGGCGCGTCGTTATGCCTGGCGTTGGGGCCTATGCGGCAACCAAACATGCCGTTGAAGCAATGTTCGAGGCGATGGCCTATGAGCTGGCACCACATGGTGTAGAGGTCACTATTGTCCAGCCAGGCGGTTATCCGACCAACATCTGGCGGACAGGCGAGCGACTGTCAGATGAAATGGTTGCGCGCTCAGGTGAGGAACAGCGCGCCGCCTATGCAGAGTTTCTGGCTGCATCGCGCCGTCGCTTTGCCGGAGGCGGCACAACCGACCCCGACGATGTGGCCAAGGCGATTATCGAGATTATCGCCTTGCCACTGGGAAGACGCCCACTTCGCCGCCCGGTGCATCCCAACACCCGGGGAACAGACGCAATCAACGCCTGCGCGGCCCAGGTCCAGTCTGCCGCCCTTGGGAACGGACCTTTTGCCCCATGGCACGCAGCTGTTACCGACTGA
- a CDS encoding DHA2 family efflux MFS transporter permease subunit, producing the protein MASVAGQPERNTVPAAAVPDTDVAALPVKHRGLLMVAVMGASIIQFLDSTIANVAIPHMQTSLGATSESVTWVLTSFIIASAVATPITGWLSDRVGSRNLFLWAVFGFLVASMLCGIAQNLTEMVLFRIFQGVCAAFIGPISQTIMLDINRPSQQAKAMAIWGMGVMIGPISGPMIGGWLTESYSWRWVFYINIPIGIPTLLMLWWLLPSRPITRRRLDYVGYLLFAIGLASLQLMLDRGQTEDWLESTEVIVELFIAVAALWMFGVYLFTAKNPIFPRGLVTNTNFLTALVYMLIMGMVMIAISALLPPMLQGIYGYSVLDTGLILAPRGVGVLISMFIASRLVTVIGPRWLIAIGFAICAYSLWMSTGWTIEMGWEPFVIVGLIQGLGTGLCFMPLNVIAFATLPPAYRTDGAGLLNLFRSIGASASISLITTLLYRNMQQSHADIGTALTPFNTPGVDLSSIDRLGPVGDGALTALNAMVTQQAAMIAYLDDFWLLTWLVALCVPLIFLAKEPKMIGKPPPISD; encoded by the coding sequence ATGGCATCGGTTGCGGGCCAGCCTGAACGGAACACCGTTCCCGCGGCGGCAGTGCCCGATACCGATGTTGCGGCCTTGCCGGTCAAGCATCGCGGTCTGTTGATGGTGGCCGTGATGGGCGCCTCGATCATCCAGTTTCTCGATTCCACGATCGCCAATGTCGCGATTCCGCACATGCAAACCAGCCTTGGGGCCACGTCGGAATCGGTCACCTGGGTGCTTACCAGCTTCATCATAGCCTCGGCTGTCGCGACACCGATAACCGGCTGGCTTTCCGACCGCGTCGGCTCCCGCAATCTCTTTCTCTGGGCAGTGTTTGGTTTCCTGGTCGCTTCGATGCTTTGCGGCATTGCCCAAAACCTCACGGAAATGGTGCTGTTCCGTATATTCCAGGGTGTCTGCGCCGCCTTCATCGGCCCGATCAGCCAGACCATCATGCTCGACATCAATCGGCCGTCACAACAGGCAAAGGCCATGGCCATTTGGGGCATGGGCGTCATGATTGGCCCGATCAGCGGACCGATGATTGGCGGATGGTTGACCGAAAGCTATAGCTGGCGATGGGTGTTCTACATCAATATACCCATCGGCATTCCAACACTGCTGATGTTGTGGTGGCTGTTGCCGTCGCGTCCTATCACGCGCCGCAGGCTGGATTATGTCGGCTATCTGCTTTTTGCCATTGGCCTTGCCTCGCTTCAGTTGATGCTCGACCGCGGTCAAACCGAAGACTGGCTGGAATCAACCGAAGTCATTGTCGAACTGTTCATCGCGGTAGCGGCGTTGTGGATGTTTGGCGTGTATCTGTTCACCGCCAAAAATCCCATATTTCCTCGCGGTCTTGTCACGAACACCAATTTTCTGACCGCCCTCGTCTACATGCTCATCATGGGCATGGTGATGATAGCGATATCCGCCCTGCTGCCCCCGATGCTGCAGGGGATCTACGGTTATAGTGTGCTCGACACGGGCCTGATCCTCGCGCCACGCGGTGTTGGTGTGCTGATTTCAATGTTCATTGCCTCTCGCCTCGTCACGGTCATCGGCCCGCGCTGGTTGATCGCCATCGGCTTCGCCATTTGCGCATACTCGCTGTGGATGTCGACCGGCTGGACCATAGAAATGGGGTGGGAGCCCTTTGTCATTGTCGGCCTTATACAAGGGCTGGGAACAGGTCTGTGCTTTATGCCGCTCAACGTCATCGCCTTCGCGACTCTGCCGCCGGCCTATCGCACCGACGGCGCCGGCCTGCTCAACCTGTTCCGGTCGATCGGCGCCAGCGCCTCAATCTCGCTCATCACCACCCTGCTCTACCGCAACATGCAGCAAAGCCATGCCGACATTGGCACCGCCCTCACACCGTTCAACACGCCGGGCGTTGACCTGTCGAGCATCGATCGGTTGGGCCCTGTCGGGGATGGTGCATTGACCGCACTCAATGCCATGGTGACACAGCAAGCGGCGATGATCGCCTATCTCGATGATTTCTGGTTGCTGACTTGGCTGGTGGCCCTGTGTGTCCCGCTGATTTTCCTCGCCAAGGAGCCCAAAATGATCGGCAAGCCCCCGCCGATCAGTGACTAA
- a CDS encoding M2 family metallopeptidase, translated as MAVASAAVFQPAPATARTNAAPTAAEAERFVIEAERQLLEYSNRAQRVAWVYETYITPDTEAMTAAAGAEGTELSVRLALEAARFATVPGLQQETVRKLNMLRTGITLPAPTTDGAADQLASVVTRMQSAYGAGRGTLRGQPINGSDIEAEMGTNRNPAELEEMWTSWHDNVGAPMHDDYARMVEIANRGARELGYADVGALWRSNYDMPPAEFAGLTERLWQEVKPLYDELHCFVRAGLNARYGEEVQPAAGPIRADLLGNMWAQEWGNIYDVVAPVGAGELGYDVTDLLTSNNFDALRMVRQGEAFYSSLGFEPLPQTFWDRSQFLKPADREVICHASAWNIDNVDDIRIKMCIKVNGDDFVTIHHELGHNYYQRAYNRQSFLYLNGANDGFHEAIGDTVALSMTPDYLVQIGLLDPLNVPGPERDVGLLLRQALDKVAFLPFGLLIDRYRWGIFSGQIRPDGYNAAWNALRLQYQGIMPPGDRPANGFDAGAKYHIPASVPYTRYFLARILQFQFYEAACQQAGWTGPLHRCSFYNNREVGTRLNAMLEMGASRPWPDALEAFTGSREMSGRSMVAYFQPLLDWLRTQNEGRACGW; from the coding sequence ATGGCAGTGGCCAGTGCAGCTGTTTTCCAGCCTGCACCAGCCACCGCGCGGACCAATGCCGCACCGACTGCGGCAGAGGCGGAACGATTTGTTATCGAAGCAGAGCGCCAATTGCTTGAGTACAGCAACCGGGCCCAGCGTGTGGCCTGGGTTTATGAAACCTATATCACCCCGGACACCGAGGCGATGACGGCTGCGGCGGGCGCGGAAGGCACCGAGCTTTCGGTCAGGCTGGCGCTGGAAGCGGCGCGCTTTGCAACAGTGCCGGGATTGCAGCAGGAAACCGTGCGCAAGCTCAACATGCTACGCACCGGCATAACCTTGCCCGCACCGACTACCGATGGGGCGGCTGATCAGCTTGCGTCTGTGGTAACGCGGATGCAATCGGCCTATGGCGCAGGTCGTGGAACGTTGCGTGGCCAACCAATCAACGGTTCCGATATTGAGGCTGAAATGGGAACCAATCGTAATCCGGCAGAGCTGGAGGAGATGTGGACCAGTTGGCACGACAATGTTGGCGCACCGATGCATGATGATTATGCGCGGATGGTCGAGATCGCCAACCGTGGCGCGCGGGAGCTCGGTTATGCGGACGTCGGTGCGCTGTGGCGGTCCAATTACGACATGCCTCCGGCAGAGTTTGCCGGGCTGACTGAGCGGTTGTGGCAGGAAGTCAAACCGCTCTATGACGAATTGCATTGTTTTGTCCGGGCGGGGCTCAACGCGCGTTACGGCGAAGAAGTGCAACCGGCGGCAGGACCGATCCGCGCCGACCTTCTGGGCAACATGTGGGCGCAAGAATGGGGCAACATCTATGACGTGGTTGCGCCCGTCGGTGCCGGCGAACTGGGCTATGATGTCACCGATCTGCTGACCAGCAACAATTTCGACGCACTGCGCATGGTACGTCAGGGTGAGGCCTTTTACTCGTCACTCGGTTTCGAACCGCTGCCGCAGACATTCTGGGATCGTTCGCAGTTCCTCAAGCCTGCCGACCGGGAGGTCATTTGTCATGCATCTGCCTGGAACATAGACAATGTCGACGATATCCGGATCAAGATGTGCATCAAGGTGAATGGCGATGACTTTGTCACCATCCATCATGAGCTGGGCCACAACTATTACCAGCGGGCCTATAACCGGCAGAGCTTTCTCTATCTTAACGGTGCCAATGACGGCTTCCATGAAGCGATCGGAGACACGGTGGCGCTGTCAATGACCCCCGATTATCTGGTGCAGATTGGCCTGCTCGATCCGCTCAATGTGCCGGGGCCGGAACGCGACGTAGGCCTGTTGCTACGGCAAGCGCTGGACAAGGTGGCTTTCCTGCCATTCGGATTGCTGATTGACCGCTATCGCTGGGGCATTTTCTCAGGTCAGATCCGGCCTGATGGCTATAATGCGGCCTGGAACGCGCTTCGCCTGCAATATCAAGGTATCATGCCGCCCGGGGATCGGCCTGCCAACGGCTTTGACGCCGGGGCGAAGTATCACATACCGGCGAGCGTTCCCTATACTCGCTATTTCCTCGCCCGGATCCTGCAGTTCCAGTTTTACGAGGCCGCATGCCAGCAGGCTGGCTGGACCGGGCCGCTGCATCGCTGTTCCTTTTATAACAACCGCGAAGTTGGAACACGACTTAACGCGATGCTGGAAATGGGCGCGAGCCGCCCATGGCCTGACGCACTGGAAGCCTTTACCGGCAGCCGGGAAATGTCGGGGCGGTCAATGGTGGCCTATTTCCAGCCACTGCTTGACTGGCTCCGGACCCAGAATGAAGGCCGCGCTTGCGGCTGGTAA
- a CDS encoding alpha/beta fold hydrolase, with protein MSEAHRISKGSFRASDGCALVWHEMGRGRPVILLHGLFSNANVNWIRFGTAARIVEQGYRVIMADLRAHGESSAPHDPACYPDDVLARDCEELIAHLGLSEFDLGGFSLGARTTVRAVVGGLRPDRVILGGMGLAGLAGWSGRRDFFLRAIDAYATARRGDDVWMAIQFMKTMKVDLVAARLLLGTFADTSPQALKAISMPTLVVCGADDEDNGSPCELVAALPDAKLATIPGTHMSSVTEPALGEAMAAFLGPPS; from the coding sequence ATGTCAGAGGCACACAGGATCAGTAAGGGCAGCTTTCGTGCCTCGGACGGCTGTGCGCTGGTCTGGCACGAGATGGGCCGAGGGCGACCGGTGATTTTGCTGCATGGCCTGTTTTCAAATGCCAACGTCAACTGGATCCGCTTTGGCACAGCGGCGCGGATTGTTGAACAGGGGTATCGGGTCATTATGGCCGATCTCAGGGCGCATGGCGAGAGTTCGGCCCCCCACGATCCCGCATGTTATCCTGACGATGTCCTGGCGCGTGATTGTGAAGAATTGATCGCCCACCTTGGGCTCTCCGAATTTGATCTTGGTGGATTTTCGCTGGGAGCAAGAACAACGGTGCGTGCGGTGGTCGGCGGGCTGCGCCCCGACCGGGTGATCCTTGGCGGTATGGGACTGGCTGGCCTTGCCGGGTGGAGCGGTCGCCGGGATTTTTTCCTCCGGGCCATTGACGCCTACGCCACCGCCAGGCGCGGTGACGATGTGTGGATGGCAATCCAGTTCATGAAGACGATGAAGGTTGATCTGGTGGCCGCGCGCCTGTTGCTGGGCACATTTGCCGATACTAGTCCGCAAGCGCTCAAAGCGATTTCAATGCCGACGCTGGTGGTATGCGGGGCAGATGATGAGGACAATGGATCGCCATGCGAACTGGTTGCGGCATTGCCGGACGCGAAGCTGGCCACCATTCCCGGAACGCATATGAGTTCGGTCACCGAACCGGCTTTGGGGGAGGCGATGGCCGCTTTTCTGGGGCCCCCATCCTGA
- a CDS encoding acyl-CoA thioesterase has product MTVTDGLAAGRGDHRFLFGGAGLACAVEAMQHASGRPAIWATAQYLSYVRPGSTIDIAVDLATVGRAITQARATIRHEGREIITATAALGQRDGPSDQWARPAVAPPPEDCSEIAHWNTDASIGGRFVFRPAHGYFGYAPTAGRQEDGRLLFWMRPTEDVPINRTVLAVMADFFTPGIRNATGKVLGGNSLDNTIRYGSLVATDWVLCEVFLEAIANGFTLGTMRIFARDGTLMASASQSMILRDRSNAVQKDVTR; this is encoded by the coding sequence ATGACAGTCACAGACGGGCTGGCCGCTGGACGAGGCGATCATCGCTTCCTGTTCGGCGGAGCCGGTCTCGCCTGCGCGGTGGAGGCCATGCAACATGCCAGCGGCCGACCCGCAATATGGGCCACCGCGCAATATCTGTCCTATGTTCGTCCAGGCAGCACAATTGATATTGCTGTCGATCTGGCAACTGTCGGACGTGCCATCACTCAGGCACGGGCAACCATCCGCCATGAAGGGCGGGAAATCATCACAGCGACCGCCGCGCTGGGTCAGCGGGATGGTCCGAGCGACCAGTGGGCCCGCCCCGCGGTAGCTCCGCCACCCGAGGACTGTTCCGAGATTGCGCATTGGAACACCGATGCCAGCATCGGCGGCCGTTTTGTGTTCAGGCCTGCCCATGGCTATTTTGGCTATGCTCCGACCGCCGGAAGGCAGGAGGATGGGCGGCTCCTGTTCTGGATGCGCCCAACAGAGGATGTGCCGATAAACCGTACCGTTTTGGCCGTCATGGCTGATTTTTTCACGCCTGGAATCCGCAATGCGACGGGCAAGGTTCTGGGTGGCAACAGTCTCGACAACACCATTCGCTATGGCTCGCTGGTGGCCACCGACTGGGTATTGTGCGAGGTATTTCTTGAAGCCATCGCCAATGGATTTACGCTCGGCACGATGCGCATCTTTGCGCGCGACGGAACGCTGATGGCATCCGCCAGCCAGTCGATGATCCTGCGAGACCGCAGCAACGCCGTGCAAAAGGACGTTACCCGATGA
- a CDS encoding HlyD family secretion protein, which translates to MPPLEQDNRQGFSSPETDDMRPSEPAPQHTASAVPPVADLAKPSIEAEAEGDSAIGGKLRRYGLMLSVPLLLALAGGYLWLTSGRSVSTDNAYVAQNKVSVSSEIGGVIVEVAVRENQQVKAGDLLFRIDPEPHRIAIAEANADIASAQANVTTLQLTADTMGADIETARRALTFAQTNLAREQALMARGFNTRARIDAAENAVNEARGRLADAQAAQARAMAQLATGSIAPGVNPGILSAEVRRDQAMLQLRRTEVRAPTSGVISQAERLHVGQMIVAGLPAVSIVANGQSWVEANFKETDLDRMRVGQRATIEFDAYPNLSLTGHVESIGAGTGSEFSVLPAQNATGNWVKVTQRVPVRIAIDQRSSRPLIAGLSAHVTVHFDNQNR; encoded by the coding sequence ATGCCACCGCTTGAACAGGACAACCGCCAAGGATTCTCGTCCCCGGAAACCGACGACATGCGGCCGTCAGAACCGGCGCCCCAGCACACTGCATCGGCGGTGCCGCCGGTTGCCGATTTAGCAAAGCCATCTATCGAGGCTGAAGCAGAAGGAGACTCTGCCATCGGTGGCAAACTAAGGCGCTATGGCCTGATGCTCAGCGTGCCTCTGCTTCTGGCGCTTGCTGGTGGCTATCTGTGGCTGACCAGCGGCCGATCAGTTTCCACCGACAACGCCTATGTTGCCCAGAACAAGGTCTCGGTCAGCAGCGAGATCGGTGGAGTGATCGTGGAAGTGGCTGTCCGTGAAAATCAGCAGGTCAAGGCCGGAGACCTGTTGTTCCGCATCGATCCGGAGCCCCATCGGATCGCGATTGCCGAGGCCAATGCCGACATTGCGAGTGCGCAGGCCAATGTCACCACCCTGCAACTGACCGCTGACACCATGGGAGCAGATATCGAAACGGCGAGACGTGCCCTCACCTTTGCCCAGACCAATTTGGCGCGTGAACAGGCTTTGATGGCACGCGGATTCAATACCCGTGCCCGAATCGACGCTGCCGAGAATGCAGTGAACGAGGCTAGAGGGCGGCTTGCCGACGCACAGGCGGCACAGGCAAGGGCAATGGCGCAATTGGCAACGGGTTCCATCGCGCCCGGGGTCAATCCCGGCATTCTGTCTGCCGAAGTCCGCCGCGACCAAGCCATGCTGCAATTGCGGAGAACCGAAGTCAGGGCGCCTACTTCAGGTGTGATCAGCCAGGCCGAACGCCTGCACGTTGGCCAGATGATCGTTGCCGGACTGCCCGCCGTCAGCATCGTGGCTAACGGGCAAAGCTGGGTTGAAGCCAACTTCAAGGAGACCGATCTGGACAGGATGCGCGTCGGCCAGCGCGCCACCATTGAATTTGACGCCTACCCAAACCTTTCCCTCACTGGTCATGTCGAAAGTATCGGTGCCGGCACCGGCAGTGAGTTCTCGGTACTTCCCGCCCAGAATGCCACGGGCAACTGGGTAAAGGTGACCCAGCGTGTGCCGGTACGGATTGCCATTGATCAACGGTCCTCGCGCCCGCTGATCGCCGGGCTTTCAGCCCATGTGACTGTCCATTTTGACAATCAGAATCGCTGA